The Alteribacter populi genomic sequence AATAAGTAGCATACGTCTGCGGAAAGCGAAGCCCTTTGTATTTGAGTTCTAGAGTTATTCAGCAATCCCTAATTAAAAGAGAGTGATGGGCGAAATCCTGATATACAGATTCCGAGTGTTTATTTAATTATTAGAGGGGGATTTTCGGTGGAAACTGTAAAATTAAATGAAAAGACAATATGCTCAGGACAATCCATGCGCCGTCCCTCTGCTGTTGCACTCGGTTTTTTCGATGGCGTTCACATTGGTCATCAGAAGATTCTTCAAACAGCGAAGCAGATAGCGGAGAAACAAGGTCTTGCTTTTGCGGTGATGACGTTTGATCCTCATCCGAGTAAAGTGGTAAAGCCGGATCGGGCGATTGAGCAATTTATTACGCCTTTACATGAAAAACTAGCGATTTTCAGCCGTTGCGGAGTAGATGTCGTTTATGTCGTTGATTTTACGCAAGCTTTTGCTGTTTTGTCTCCTCGGGAATTTATCCAGAATTACGTGTGTGGAGTGGGTTGTAAGCACGTGGTGGCCGGTTTTGATTTTGCCTATGGGTTCCGCGGTCAGGGAACGATGGATACGATTGTAGCCCATGGAGATGGAGTATTTGATGCGACAAAGGTAGAAAAAATTGACTGCCAAGGTGAAAAAATTGGTTCGACAGCTATTCGGCAACGTTTGGAAAATGGAAAAGTAGAAGAAATTCCTTCTTTTTTAGGTAAGGCGTTTGAAGTAAAAGCGTTTGTAGATCGATCGGTTTCGAGTCGGGAAACAGTTTATGTGAGTGTGGAAAAGGATTATAAGCTCCCCAAACCTGGTGTCTATCAGATTAAGGTTGAACAACAAGCGTTGCGTATCGAGGGTATTTGTGAGTGGCAAGGTGAAGATTTCAATGGAGAAAGAAGACTTGATGTTTATCTCAAAGAACCAATGAGCTCCGTGCTAGAAGGTGATATTAACATTCAGTGGGTAAGGAAAAGGCAGGATCAAAAGTTTGGAAAGTTAAGAGCGATGTAATGGTAGAGGTTTTCAAAAAGCAACAAAGAGATTTGGTCGCTATGTTTCTCGGAATTTTTGAAAACCTCTATAAAAAGAGTTTACGATTTTTAAAGGGGTGAAAAGGTTGAAGATAAACCGAATACTATCTTCCTTAGTTGTAATCGGAACCATGATGTTTGTTTCAGGGTGTGGTGACAGTGCCTCAGAAGGCGCGGGGGACGGTGGCGGGTCTGACAGTACAGGAGAATCACACGAATTTGATTTCTCTCATTTCTTTCCCCCTACCCATGCCCAAGAAACTGTCGTGGTTCAAGACTTTATCGAAGAAGTGTTGGAAAGCACAGAAGACCGCATTAGCATAACGTCTTATCCTGGTGCTTCTATTACTGCACCTGATACCCAATATGACTCTGTCACAACAGGTGTCTCTGATATTGGACTGAGTGTTCATAGCTACACGCCAGGGCAATTTCCGCTTACCTCTGTAATGGAACTTCCTTTTATAAGTGAGACGGGAGAAGGCGGCTCTAAGATTCTATGGAACTTGTATAAAGAGTTTGAGGAGATTCAAGATGAATACGATGAGACCGTACCTTTATGGTTTTACACGAGTGAGCCGGGACAAATCATTACAGTGGGTAAACCAGTAGAAAGTGTTGAAGATTTACAAGGGATGAGAATTCGCTCTCCGTCTCCTGAAGTGAACAGGTGGCTTGAACTATTGGGGGCAACACCGGTTTCGATGTCGATGAATGAAACGTATGAAGCTTTGGAACGTGGGGTTGTTGATGGGTCGGTTGCACCGATGCATGCCCTGGTTGATTATAGTTTATATGAAGTAGTGGATTACATTACGGTCGGTAGTTTTTATAATACGACATTTTTTACTGTGATGAATCAAAACAGCTGGGATTCTTTATCTGCTGAAGACCAACAGACACTGGAAAGCGTCTCAGGGGAAAGCATGGCTGCAAGTGCTGGTTCTGTCTTTGATGACCGCGAAAGGGAAGCCTTTGAAGCGGCAGAAGCGGCCGGAGTTGAAATCTACGAAATACCAGATAGTGAAATCGATACTTGGCACGAACAAATTTCTCCAGTTATTGAAGAGTGGATTGAGTCGATGGAGGATCAAGGATTACCAGGACGTGAAGTTTATGAGCGAGCGCTAGAACTAAGTGAAGAGCTCGAATAAGGTGGATTTAACGATGAACCAGTTTGGAAAAGTAGTGGATAGCATTGTTATGAAACTGACGCGCGTCTTACATTATGTATCAAATGGCATTCTCGTTTTCATTATGCTCTGTATAAGTGCAGATGTTATTGGTCGGTCGTTATTTGGCCGACCGATAGCAGGAGCGTTGGAGTTAACGGAAAGCGGTACGGCATTACTCGTTTTTTTCGCATTGGCGATGACACATAAACATCATGAACACATTGCAATTGGTTTTTTAGTCGATAAGCTGCCAAATAAGTTACAGAATCGTCTTTTGTCGGTCATGCAGTTTGTGATTTTTATCGTGTTGGTATTGATCACTTATTATCTATTTGAGAATGGCACAAGGCTGTTCGCGCGTCACACGGTAACAAGTGATTTAGGACTGCCGGTATACATATTTACCTACCTCGCTGCTGTAGGTACCCTTTTATTCGCATTTGTCGCGTTTTCTCATGGCGTGAAGTATGCAGTAAAGGGGGGAGGTAAATCATGAGTCCTGAAATGATCGGTACGTTGGGGATTGTTCTCCTTCTTCTTTTATTTTTAATGAAAGTACCTGTTAGTATATCGTTAATTATCGTCGGGACTATAGGGTTTGGGGCGATTCGTGGCTGGGAAGCAGGACTTGTTCAGTTAGGGACAACCCCTTTTAGCACGGCTAGCTCCTATTCATTAAGCGTAATTCCGTTATTTATCCTTATGGGAATGTTTTTATCTTATAGCGGTTTTGGCCGCGACTTGTACCAGGCAGTTGATGCATGGCTCGGTCATATTAAAGGCGGTCTTGCCATGACAACGATCGGGACGAGTGCCTTGTTTTCCTCGATCTCAGGTTCCGTAAATGCAACGACAGCTACGATGGCTAAAATTTCAATACCGGAAATGAAAAAGTATAATTATGATTCGGGTTTGAGCACGGCGAGTGTCGCTGCAGGTGGAACGCTTGGAATTTTGATTCCGCCGAGTGTTATTTTAATTCTTTATGGTGTACTGACGATGGAAAACGTAGGGGAGCTGTTGATTGCGGGCATTGTGCCAGGAATTTTGCAAATGGTCTTATTTATGTCTGTGATTTACTACGTGGTTCGGAAAAACCCGTCGCTAGCACCTGTTAGTGAGAAGAGAACGACCAACGAGAGATTGCGTGGTCTTATGAAGATATGGCCTTTTCTATTGCTGTTTGGCCTAAGTATTGGTGGGATTTATTTTGGTTATTTTACGCCAACAGAAGCAGGGGCGATTGGTGCTCTTGGTGCTCTTGTCATTACGCTTTGTGCAAGACGGCTAAGCTGGCATGATTTCGTAACGTCTTTAAGTGAAACGACAAGGTTAACCGCAATGATTTTTTTCATTTTAATCGGAGCGAATATCTTTAGTCAGTTTTTGGCGATTAGCCGAATCCCAGCCGAGGTGACTGCCTTTGTAAGCCAACTGGATATGTCACCTTTTCTCATATTAGCTGTCATTCTTCTCGTCTATTTTGTGCTCGGCTTATTTTTAGAAGGAATTGCGATTTTTGTTTTAACGTTGCCTGTCGTTTATCCCCTTATTACTCTCTTAGGGTTTGATGGCATGTGGTTTGGCGTCATTATGGTGATGGTCATGAATATCGGCCTGATTACGCCACCGCTTGGTATCAGTGTTTATGTGATTAGCGGCATTGCCAAAGTACCTATTGAGAAGATTTTTAGAGGGGTTACCCCGATGTTGGTGGCGATGGTTTTATGTTTAATTTTACTTGTGTTATTCCCACAGCTTGTCACATTTTTACCTGACTTAATGAGAGGGAATTAGAAAAAAAGCTAGAATCCGTTGAGGGTTCTGGCTTTGGTTTTTGTAGGAGAGGTGATACTTTTCAATAAATCGCAAGTTAACTTTACGGCTTTGCTATGATTAGTCGCATCGCACAGGTGAAACTAGACTTCTTTCTATACTTTCCATATTTCTTATCCCATTTACCTGATTTAAGGTCATCTGAAAGAGCTTTTACCAATTTATCTTCAACTCCCTCAGGTAAAAATCGCCATGCTGACTGTGATAATCGCACTTCTTTTTTTAAAAAAGCTTCGGGTCGCCCGTAAAAAGCTTCTTGAAAGCCGTCTACACAGTCAAAAGGGACTGGAATAGGCTGAACTTCGCACTTTCCTCCAAGTGCATTTGTAATGGATTTTATTGTAGGGTAACGTGACTTTTCTACCTCAATTAATTCCGGAAAGTAATGTGCATTCCAAAATTCATTCAGGGAGTCGGGATCAAACGTCATGATTACAACTTGGTCTCGGGTCACCCTTCTTAATTCTTGTAAACCTTTTCGCATGTCTGGCCAATGGTGAATCGTTACCATTGCCATAGAGGCATCGAAGGAATGATCATCAAAAGGCAATGAATCCGCTGTTCCAATGATTGCAGGTGCTTTTTGTGTTGTCTGACGTTGAGAACGCATTACCCGTGATGGCTCAACTGCTATGACGTATCTGTCACCAGGCTCGTAAGAACCGGCTCCGGCTCCTACATTTAACACCGTTTTAGCAGAGCCTAAAGCGGCATAAACATATTCTGCTATTCTCGGGTCGGTTCGTCGGTG encodes the following:
- a CDS encoding TRAP transporter small permease, whose translation is MNQFGKVVDSIVMKLTRVLHYVSNGILVFIMLCISADVIGRSLFGRPIAGALELTESGTALLVFFALAMTHKHHEHIAIGFLVDKLPNKLQNRLLSVMQFVIFIVLVLITYYLFENGTRLFARHTVTSDLGLPVYIFTYLAAVGTLLFAFVAFSHGVKYAVKGGGKS
- a CDS encoding TRAP transporter large permease, coding for MSPEMIGTLGIVLLLLLFLMKVPVSISLIIVGTIGFGAIRGWEAGLVQLGTTPFSTASSYSLSVIPLFILMGMFLSYSGFGRDLYQAVDAWLGHIKGGLAMTTIGTSALFSSISGSVNATTATMAKISIPEMKKYNYDSGLSTASVAAGGTLGILIPPSVILILYGVLTMENVGELLIAGIVPGILQMVLFMSVIYYVVRKNPSLAPVSEKRTTNERLRGLMKIWPFLLLFGLSIGGIYFGYFTPTEAGAIGALGALVITLCARRLSWHDFVTSLSETTRLTAMIFFILIGANIFSQFLAISRIPAEVTAFVSQLDMSPFLILAVILLVYFVLGLFLEGIAIFVLTLPVVYPLITLLGFDGMWFGVIMVMVMNIGLITPPLGISVYVISGIAKVPIEKIFRGVTPMLVAMVLCLILLVLFPQLVTFLPDLMRGN
- a CDS encoding class I SAM-dependent methyltransferase; translated protein: MEIENPAFNYDEHGHQYSGHRRTDPRIAEYVYAALGSAKTVLNVGAGAGSYEPGDRYVIAVEPSRVMRSQRQTTQKAPAIIGTADSLPFDDHSFDASMAMVTIHHWPDMRKGLQELRRVTRDQVVIMTFDPDSLNEFWNAHYFPELIEVEKSRYPTIKSITNALGGKCEVQPIPVPFDCVDGFQEAFYGRPEAFLKKEVRLSQSAWRFLPEGVEDKLVKALSDDLKSGKWDKKYGKYRKKSSFTCAMRLIIAKP
- a CDS encoding FAD synthetase family protein — its product is METVKLNEKTICSGQSMRRPSAVALGFFDGVHIGHQKILQTAKQIAEKQGLAFAVMTFDPHPSKVVKPDRAIEQFITPLHEKLAIFSRCGVDVVYVVDFTQAFAVLSPREFIQNYVCGVGCKHVVAGFDFAYGFRGQGTMDTIVAHGDGVFDATKVEKIDCQGEKIGSTAIRQRLENGKVEEIPSFLGKAFEVKAFVDRSVSSRETVYVSVEKDYKLPKPGVYQIKVEQQALRIEGICEWQGEDFNGERRLDVYLKEPMSSVLEGDINIQWVRKRQDQKFGKLRAM
- a CDS encoding TRAP transporter substrate-binding protein, encoding MKINRILSSLVVIGTMMFVSGCGDSASEGAGDGGGSDSTGESHEFDFSHFFPPTHAQETVVVQDFIEEVLESTEDRISITSYPGASITAPDTQYDSVTTGVSDIGLSVHSYTPGQFPLTSVMELPFISETGEGGSKILWNLYKEFEEIQDEYDETVPLWFYTSEPGQIITVGKPVESVEDLQGMRIRSPSPEVNRWLELLGATPVSMSMNETYEALERGVVDGSVAPMHALVDYSLYEVVDYITVGSFYNTTFFTVMNQNSWDSLSAEDQQTLESVSGESMAASAGSVFDDREREAFEAAEAAGVEIYEIPDSEIDTWHEQISPVIEEWIESMEDQGLPGREVYERALELSEELE